In a single window of the Massilia oculi genome:
- a CDS encoding phasin family protein, whose amino-acid sequence MTSLPEQLSAASTRQLSAQWDAQFRFFHTFATQTLDNASRIMSLNLSASRDSVERSSHTLRQLIEATQPRDLLVLRTHAEEQVRSLFNYGRELFNITANAQPVALRTIAHEAPGAPLTLAAPVSAPIEQAATVAAAATTATIDAAADTGAKVTEAVQAAAAPVVQAQPPAPAEPVVVQEGPAIVSADEIQATIGDDPTPVARPKPIARAAGKGAPKAATAPHPMAAPVEDKDSATVTRIDTPPKRRK is encoded by the coding sequence ATGACCTCACTTCCCGAGCAATTGTCCGCAGCATCTACCAGGCAACTGAGCGCCCAGTGGGATGCGCAGTTTCGCTTCTTTCATACCTTCGCCACGCAGACGCTGGACAATGCCAGCCGCATCATGTCGCTCAACCTGTCGGCCTCGCGCGATTCGGTCGAGCGCTCGTCGCACACCCTGCGCCAGCTGATCGAGGCGACCCAGCCGCGCGACCTGCTGGTGCTGCGCACCCACGCCGAAGAACAGGTGCGCAGCCTATTCAACTACGGCCGCGAACTGTTCAACATCACCGCCAATGCCCAACCGGTCGCCTTGCGCACGATCGCGCACGAGGCGCCGGGCGCGCCGCTGACGCTGGCCGCTCCTGTTTCTGCACCGATCGAGCAGGCCGCGACCGTCGCCGCTGCCGCGACGACGGCCACGATCGACGCTGCCGCCGACACCGGCGCCAAGGTCACCGAGGCGGTCCAGGCTGCGGCGGCGCCGGTCGTGCAGGCGCAACCGCCAGCGCCGGCCGAGCCGGTCGTCGTCCAGGAAGGACCGGCGATCGTGAGCGCGGACGAGATCCAGGCGACGATCGGCGACGATCCAACCCCGGTCGCCAGGCCCAAGCCGATCGCCAGGGCCGCCGGCAAGGGCGCCCCGAAAGCGGCCACCGCGCCGCATCCGATGGCGGCCCCGGTCGAGGACAAGGATTCGGCCACCGTCACCCGCATCGACACCCCGCCAAAGCGTCGAAAGTAA
- a CDS encoding amidohydrolase family protein — MDLVIRNATLPDGRQGIDIGIANGRIAVLAPRLPARGAREIDAAGDLVSPPFVDAHFHMDAVLSYGLPRVNRSGTLLEGIALWGELKPALTQDALVERALRYCDWAVARGLLAIRSHVDVCDDRLLAVEALLEVKRRVAPYLDLQLVAFPQDGLLRSPTAFDNLKRAISMGVDVVGGIPHFERTMAQGAESVRLLCEFAAERGLRVDMHCDESDDPLSRHIETLAHEAQRLGLQGRVAGSHLTSMHSMDNYYVSKLLPLIAESGVAAIANPLINITLQGRHDTYPKRRGMTRVPELMAAGVDVAFGHDCVLDPWYGMGSGDMLEVAHMGLHVAQMTGLEAMQACFEAITATPARILGLEGYGLAPGCHADLVILDASSPVEAIRLRAARRVVLRRGRVVAEAPPAASRLYLDGRPDGVDFRLPQGNNLANQDAP, encoded by the coding sequence ATGGACCTCGTGATTCGCAATGCGACGCTGCCCGACGGCCGGCAAGGCATCGACATCGGCATCGCCAACGGGCGCATCGCCGTCCTCGCACCGCGGCTGCCCGCCCGGGGCGCACGCGAGATCGACGCCGCCGGCGACCTGGTCAGCCCACCCTTTGTCGACGCCCATTTCCATATGGATGCGGTGCTCAGCTACGGCTTGCCGCGCGTGAACCGCAGCGGCACCTTGCTCGAAGGTATCGCGCTGTGGGGCGAGCTGAAGCCGGCGCTGACCCAGGACGCCCTGGTCGAGCGCGCGCTGCGCTATTGCGACTGGGCGGTGGCGCGCGGCCTGCTGGCGATCCGCAGCCACGTCGACGTCTGCGACGACCGCCTGCTGGCGGTGGAAGCCCTGCTGGAAGTCAAGCGCCGGGTGGCGCCGTATCTCGACCTGCAGCTGGTGGCATTTCCACAGGATGGCCTGCTGCGCAGCCCGACCGCCTTCGACAACCTGAAGCGCGCGATCAGCATGGGCGTGGACGTGGTCGGCGGCATACCCCATTTCGAGCGCACCATGGCGCAAGGGGCCGAGTCGGTGCGACTGCTGTGCGAGTTCGCGGCCGAACGCGGCCTGCGCGTGGACATGCACTGCGACGAGAGCGACGACCCGCTGTCGCGCCATATCGAGACGCTGGCGCACGAGGCCCAGCGCCTCGGCCTGCAGGGCAGGGTGGCCGGCTCGCACCTGACCTCGATGCACTCGATGGACAATTATTACGTGAGCAAGCTGCTGCCGCTGATCGCGGAAAGCGGGGTGGCGGCGATCGCGAACCCGCTGATCAACATCACCCTGCAGGGCCGCCACGATACCTATCCCAAGCGGCGCGGCATGACCCGGGTACCCGAGCTGATGGCGGCCGGCGTCGATGTCGCCTTCGGCCATGACTGCGTGCTCGACCCCTGGTACGGCATGGGCTCGGGCGACATGCTCGAAGTGGCGCACATGGGCCTGCACGTGGCGCAGATGACCGGGCTGGAGGCGATGCAGGCCTGCTTCGAGGCGATCACCGCGACGCCCGCGCGCATCCTCGGCCTCGAAGGCTATGGCCTGGCGCCAGGCTGCCATGCCGACCTGGTGATCCTCGACGCAAGCTCGCCGGTCGAGGCGATCCGCCTGCGTGCGGCGCGCCGCGTCGTGCTGCGGCGCGGCCGGGTGGTGGCCGAGGCGCCGCCTGCCGCCAGCCGCCTCTATCTCGACGGGCGCCCCGATGGCGTCGACTTCCGGCTGCCTCAGGGCAACAATCTGGCAAACCAGGACGCTCCGTGA
- a CDS encoding GNAT family N-acetyltransferase, giving the protein MRDIEIRPAVEADFEAIWTIFCAHVVAGETYVFTTATSREAGHHYWLGQGVHSFVAVSPAGRVLGMYRLVPNQAGRGHHVANASYMVSQSAQGAGIGRLMGEHSLVEARSLGFLAMQFNHVVSTNAAAIGLWKKLGFSIVGTLPKAFRHKRLGYVDAYVMYQLLQDPDHWPTADE; this is encoded by the coding sequence GTGAGAGATATTGAAATCCGTCCCGCCGTTGAAGCCGACTTCGAGGCGATCTGGACCATTTTTTGTGCCCACGTGGTGGCCGGTGAAACCTATGTCTTCACTACCGCGACGTCGCGCGAGGCCGGCCATCATTACTGGCTGGGCCAGGGCGTGCACAGCTTCGTCGCCGTGAGCCCGGCGGGGCGCGTGCTGGGCATGTACCGGCTGGTGCCGAACCAGGCCGGACGCGGCCACCACGTGGCCAACGCGTCCTATATGGTCAGCCAGTCGGCGCAAGGCGCGGGCATCGGCCGCCTGATGGGCGAACACAGCCTGGTCGAAGCGCGCAGCCTGGGCTTCCTGGCGATGCAGTTCAACCACGTGGTCAGCACCAATGCCGCCGCCATCGGGCTGTGGAAGAAACTGGGCTTTTCCATCGTCGGCACGCTGCCCAAGGCCTTCCGCCACAAGCGCCTGGGCTATGTCGACGCCTATGTGATGTACCAGCTGCTGCAAGACCCCGACCACTGGCCGACCGCGGACGAGTAG
- a CDS encoding GNAT family N-acetyltransferase, which translates to MTEILTTDRLRLRLVTEDDAPFYLALANDPAFIEHIGDRKLRSVDAARSGLREGPIAMQEKHGHSLYLVERLADGAPIGLSGLVKRDTLEHVDIGYAFLPDYRGCGYAFEAGQAVVRLAARMGIRRLAAIVSPGNAASIALLRRLGLRLERRACLAPGQPEVDVYLADLEG; encoded by the coding sequence ATGACCGAGATCCTCACCACCGACCGCCTGCGCCTGCGCCTCGTCACCGAGGACGACGCCCCGTTCTACCTGGCGCTGGCGAACGACCCCGCCTTCATCGAGCATATCGGCGACCGCAAGCTGCGCAGCGTCGACGCCGCGCGCAGCGGCCTGCGCGAGGGACCGATCGCCATGCAGGAGAAACACGGCCATTCGCTGTACCTGGTCGAGCGGCTGGCGGATGGCGCTCCGATCGGCTTGAGTGGCCTGGTCAAGCGAGATACCCTGGAGCACGTCGACATCGGCTATGCCTTCCTGCCCGACTACCGCGGATGCGGCTACGCCTTCGAGGCGGGGCAGGCGGTGGTGCGCCTTGCGGCGCGGATGGGCATCCGGCGCCTGGCGGCGATCGTCTCTCCCGGCAACGCGGCCTCGATCGCGCTCCTGCGGCGCCTGGGACTGCGCCTGGAACGCCGCGCCTGCCTGGCCCCAGGCCAGCCGGAGGTCGACGTCTACCTGGCCGACCTCGAAGGTTGA
- a CDS encoding diacylglycerol/lipid kinase family protein has product MPPDELPPDAHFYIVLNAGSGHSETEERISTIREVMDRSGRVCHLEVVDKPDRLEDIAREMAGKAVASNGVLVAAGGDGTINTVAHQAVLAGCLFGVLPQGTFNYFGRTHGIPEDLAEAVYAMLRAEVRPVQIGMLNNKIFLVNASVGLYPALLEEREHDKREYGRSRVVAFLSAIKMALRPHRHLRITLELDGKEKRLRTTTLFVGNNRLQMEQVGMEDLTEAVEEGQLVALAPKPMGKLGLLGLLIRGAFGKLGAGDDVIAFAFKSMTVRTPSLYGRKRLKVAADGEVSKMATPFEFRVLEGRLKLLVSGKGRGTPRPVKGTLETA; this is encoded by the coding sequence ATGCCACCCGACGAGCTGCCGCCAGACGCCCATTTCTACATTGTCTTGAATGCCGGTTCCGGGCATTCCGAGACCGAAGAGCGCATCTCGACGATCCGCGAGGTCATGGACAGGTCGGGCCGGGTCTGCCACCTGGAGGTGGTCGACAAGCCTGATCGGCTGGAAGACATCGCGCGCGAGATGGCCGGCAAGGCGGTCGCCAGCAATGGCGTGCTGGTCGCGGCCGGCGGCGACGGCACCATCAACACGGTCGCGCACCAGGCGGTGCTGGCCGGCTGCCTGTTCGGCGTACTGCCGCAGGGTACCTTCAATTACTTCGGCCGCACCCACGGCATCCCGGAAGACCTGGCCGAGGCGGTGTACGCGATGCTGCGTGCCGAGGTGAGGCCGGTACAGATCGGCATGCTCAACAACAAGATCTTTTTGGTCAATGCCAGCGTGGGCCTGTATCCGGCGCTGCTCGAGGAGCGCGAGCACGACAAGCGCGAATATGGCCGCAGCCGCGTCGTGGCCTTCCTGTCGGCGATCAAGATGGCGCTGCGGCCCCACCGCCACCTGCGCATCACGCTCGAACTCGATGGCAAGGAAAAACGTCTGCGCACCACGACCTTGTTCGTGGGTAACAATCGTCTGCAGATGGAGCAGGTCGGCATGGAAGACCTGACCGAGGCGGTGGAAGAGGGGCAGCTGGTGGCGCTGGCGCCCAAGCCGATGGGCAAGCTCGGGCTGCTGGGGCTGCTGATCCGCGGCGCTTTCGGCAAGCTCGGCGCGGGCGACGACGTGATCGCCTTCGCGTTCAAGAGCATGACGGTGCGCACGCCGTCGCTCTATGGACGCAAGCGTCTGAAGGTGGCGGCTGACGGCGAGGTGAGCAAGATGGCGACGCCCTTCGAATTCCGGGTGCTCGAAGGGCGGCTCAAGCTGCTGGTGTCCGGGAAGGGGCGCGGCACACCGCGTCCCGTCAAGGGCACGCTCGAAACGGCCTGA
- a CDS encoding alpha-L-rhamnosidase-related protein, translated as MKRHAIALAALLSCGSVLAQNVDGLYVRGAFNGWGTASPLAARGDGIYQADVEVMPGNHAFKLGTSDWGAEWVIDPDKSTSVKPETDYRLERQSGPETFLFVRQPGTYRFTIDARDPAKPVLKVTRIADTQRGAGPDPHAGHAAQATQQWPTWDGKVETVRYSTPDANARLRHYVQSSTMLLRDPGPQHVDYAEEEGLPRVRSGNLAFDALFAMAGREMRQNSVSQINDGNYNGGNAIDCACFATGEKWAYVWTRDLSYAADLGLALLDPQRVRNSLDFKLSGWRPGITAAPQIPGTPDGLQIVQDTGSGGSWPVSTDRLTWALALDATLRTLPASERTPFAARALKALSNTIEIDRVAAFDPVSGLYTGEESFLDWRDQTYAAWIPGDLASMASSKALSTNVVYYQALNLAAKLAREHNDDDKARRYARWAAELKQAINARLWLKEEGMYSSLTAGHLDDAPLHKFDWLGQALAIVSGVADESQARSILARYPHGPLGAPMIWPQQIGAPVYHNRSSWPFVTAYGLRAASRGKNTAVADAAYAGLMRGAAVNLSNMENLEWLSGQPLLLDENNPGLSGPVINSRRQLWSVGGYLGMVVRNVFGVETLDDGIALRPFITSTLRRETFGATNEIALHDLRLHGKRIDVRLKLPAVSEKDGYYAVERIVLNGKRVGDTIRLSDLADGNRIEITLGKLVAGQQDIRRVNANPYEEASAVFGPREPTIDSLARAASGPVTLQIGANGNAANVSYRVYRDGKLVADKLPAGAWVDREAGAASCYAVEALYTDSGNASHHSQPRCVDVGIEIPVTDARVHANLKATAPDARFTQPHLKNWGKPGDRFAVDGIRIERAGDYRIQVRYHNGANQVNLGISGGVKWLALKDGSGRVVAQGVIQLPHAPLLQKDTPSVYSTPLAARIEVGDEVGNEVGNEVGNYRLEMTDFYNMSYLDSNRSFTGAGGAAPSNRFDIYGVRLLRVK; from the coding sequence ATGAAGCGCCATGCCATCGCCCTGGCCGCCCTGCTCTCCTGCGGGTCTGTCCTCGCCCAGAACGTCGACGGCCTGTACGTGCGCGGCGCCTTCAATGGCTGGGGCACCGCCAGTCCGCTGGCGGCCAGGGGCGATGGCATCTACCAGGCCGACGTCGAGGTCATGCCCGGCAACCACGCCTTCAAGCTGGGGACCAGCGACTGGGGCGCCGAGTGGGTGATCGACCCGGACAAGAGCACGAGCGTCAAACCGGAAACCGATTACCGCCTGGAGCGGCAGTCCGGTCCCGAGACCTTCCTGTTCGTGCGCCAGCCCGGCACCTACCGCTTCACGATCGATGCGCGCGATCCTGCAAAGCCCGTGCTCAAGGTGACGCGCATCGCCGACACCCAGCGTGGCGCCGGCCCCGATCCGCATGCCGGCCACGCGGCCCAGGCAACCCAGCAATGGCCGACCTGGGACGGCAAGGTGGAAACCGTGCGCTACTCGACGCCGGATGCGAACGCGCGGCTGCGCCACTACGTCCAGTCGAGCACCATGCTGCTGCGCGACCCCGGTCCGCAGCACGTCGACTACGCCGAAGAAGAAGGCCTGCCGCGCGTACGCAGCGGCAACCTGGCCTTCGATGCCCTGTTCGCCATGGCGGGCCGCGAGATGCGCCAGAACTCCGTCAGCCAGATCAACGACGGCAACTACAACGGCGGCAATGCGATCGACTGCGCGTGCTTCGCCACCGGCGAGAAATGGGCCTATGTCTGGACCCGCGACCTGTCGTACGCGGCCGACCTGGGCCTGGCCCTGCTCGACCCGCAACGGGTGCGCAATTCACTGGATTTCAAGCTCTCGGGCTGGCGGCCTGGCATCACCGCCGCCCCGCAGATCCCGGGCACGCCGGACGGCCTGCAGATCGTGCAGGACACCGGCAGCGGCGGCAGCTGGCCGGTCAGCACCGACCGACTGACCTGGGCCCTGGCGCTTGATGCAACGCTGCGCACCCTGCCCGCTTCCGAACGCACGCCGTTCGCCGCGCGCGCCTTGAAGGCGCTGTCGAACACGATCGAGATCGACCGCGTGGCGGCCTTCGATCCAGTGTCCGGCCTGTACACGGGCGAGGAATCCTTCCTCGACTGGCGCGACCAGACCTATGCCGCCTGGATCCCGGGCGACCTGGCCTCGATGGCCAGCTCGAAAGCGCTGTCGACCAACGTCGTCTACTACCAGGCCCTGAATCTTGCGGCCAAGCTGGCGCGCGAGCACAACGATGACGACAAGGCTCGGCGCTACGCGCGCTGGGCCGCGGAACTGAAACAGGCGATCAACGCGCGCCTGTGGTTGAAGGAAGAAGGCATGTACAGCAGCCTCACCGCCGGCCACCTGGACGACGCGCCGCTGCACAAGTTCGACTGGCTGGGCCAGGCGCTGGCCATCGTCAGCGGCGTGGCCGACGAGAGCCAGGCGCGCTCGATCCTGGCGCGTTATCCGCATGGCCCGCTGGGCGCGCCGATGATCTGGCCGCAGCAGATCGGGGCGCCGGTCTATCACAACCGTTCGAGCTGGCCGTTCGTGACCGCCTACGGCCTGCGCGCAGCAAGCCGGGGCAAGAACACGGCGGTGGCCGACGCGGCCTACGCTGGACTGATGCGCGGCGCGGCGGTGAACCTGTCGAATATGGAGAACCTCGAGTGGCTGTCCGGCCAGCCGCTGCTGCTCGACGAGAACAATCCGGGCTTGAGCGGTCCGGTGATCAACTCGCGCCGCCAGCTATGGTCGGTGGGCGGCTATCTCGGCATGGTGGTCAGGAATGTGTTCGGCGTGGAGACGCTGGACGACGGCATCGCGCTGCGTCCGTTCATCACGTCGACACTGCGCCGCGAAACCTTCGGCGCCACGAACGAGATCGCGCTGCACGACCTGCGCCTGCACGGCAAGCGCATCGACGTCCGCCTGAAGCTGCCTGCCGTGAGCGAGAAGGATGGCTATTACGCCGTCGAGCGCATCGTCCTGAACGGGAAGCGGGTCGGCGACACCATCCGCCTGAGCGACCTGGCCGACGGCAACCGCATCGAGATCACGCTCGGCAAGCTGGTGGCCGGCCAGCAGGACATCCGCCGCGTCAACGCCAATCCCTATGAGGAAGCGAGCGCCGTCTTCGGCCCGCGCGAGCCGACCATCGACAGCCTGGCGCGCGCAGCCTCGGGCCCCGTCACCTTGCAGATCGGCGCCAACGGCAATGCCGCCAACGTGAGCTACCGCGTCTACCGCGACGGCAAGCTGGTGGCCGACAAGCTGCCGGCCGGGGCCTGGGTCGATCGCGAGGCCGGCGCCGCCTCCTGCTATGCGGTCGAGGCGCTGTACACCGATAGCGGCAACGCCAGCCACCACAGCCAGCCGCGCTGCGTCGACGTGGGCATCGAGATTCCCGTGACCGATGCGCGTGTTCACGCGAACCTGAAGGCGACGGCCCCCGACGCGCGCTTCACCCAGCCGCACCTGAAGAACTGGGGCAAGCCGGGCGACCGCTTTGCCGTCGATGGCATCCGCATCGAGCGGGCGGGCGATTACCGGATCCAGGTGCGCTACCACAACGGCGCCAACCAGGTGAACCTGGGCATCAGCGGCGGCGTCAAATGGCTGGCGTTGAAGGATGGCAGCGGCCGTGTCGTGGCCCAGGGCGTGATCCAGCTGCCGCATGCGCCGCTGCTGCAGAAGGACACGCCGAGCGTGTATTCGACGCCGCTGGCGGCGCGCATCGAGGTGGGCGACGAGGTGGGCAACGAGGTGGGCAACGAGGTGGGCAACTACCGTCTCGAAATGACGGACTTCTACAATATGAGTTATCTCGACAGTAACCGCAGCTTCACCGGCGCCGGCGGCGCCGCGCCGTCGAACCGGTTCGACATTTATGGCGTGCGGTTGTTGCGGGTGAAATAA
- a CDS encoding glycoside hydrolase family 13 protein, which produces MRQLLASIVLGGASLAVHAQTPDIARMEPPFWWAGMQHAQVQLMVYGDKIADLDPSLAYPGVRIASVTRTPNRNYLFIDLALDPKVKPGSFDIAFKGANRTASYTYRLLEREAGSAERQGFSSKDAIYQIMPDRFANGDPSNDSVEGMPDKLDRKGGLGRHGGDIKGIIDRLDYVAGMGFTQLWPTPLVENNMPGYSYHGYAATDLYKIDPRYGSNEDFRRLSQEAKKHGIGIIQDVVLSHIGSQHWWMKDLPAPDWINYNDKFVPTQHYHTAVQDPYGSKEDADNFTRGWFVKSMPDMNQSNPQVANYLIQNNIWWIEYAGLSGLRIDTFGYSDKAFLGEYTKRLMAEYPNLNLVGEEWSTKVPVVAYWQRGKQNFDGFQAYTPSLMDFPVAEAMRRALADKKGGNVFTDVYETLSLDYLYPEPGNLVLFADNHDMSRIYSEVGEDFDKYRMAMIFMMTAPRIPQFYTGDEILMTSAVGERNDATYRTPFPGGWAGDKVDAFAGGGLTTRQRNAQDFVRKLANWRKGQSVIHNGKMMHYGPQDNTWVYFRYNDDKKVLVAFNNNGKEKALDVDRFREMLSGVAGGTDALTGKTYDLREKLTLPARAAIVLELDAPR; this is translated from the coding sequence ATGAGACAACTCCTCGCCAGCATCGTGCTTGGCGGCGCTTCGCTCGCCGTCCACGCCCAGACTCCCGACATCGCCCGCATGGAGCCGCCGTTCTGGTGGGCCGGCATGCAGCACGCCCAGGTGCAGTTGATGGTGTATGGCGACAAGATCGCCGATCTGGACCCGTCGCTGGCGTATCCGGGCGTGCGCATCGCCTCGGTGACCCGCACCCCGAACCGCAACTACCTGTTCATCGACCTGGCGCTCGACCCGAAGGTCAAGCCCGGCAGCTTCGACATCGCCTTCAAGGGCGCCAACCGCACGGCCAGCTATACCTATCGCCTGCTGGAACGCGAAGCCGGTTCCGCCGAGCGCCAGGGCTTTTCCAGCAAGGATGCGATCTACCAGATCATGCCGGACCGCTTCGCCAACGGCGACCCGTCCAACGACAGCGTCGAGGGCATGCCCGATAAACTCGACCGCAAGGGCGGCCTGGGCCGCCACGGCGGCGACATCAAGGGCATCATCGACCGCCTCGACTACGTCGCCGGCATGGGCTTCACCCAGCTGTGGCCGACGCCTCTCGTCGAAAACAATATGCCGGGCTACTCCTACCACGGCTACGCGGCCACCGACCTGTACAAGATCGACCCGCGCTACGGCAGCAACGAGGACTTCAGGCGCCTGTCGCAGGAAGCGAAGAAGCACGGCATCGGCATCATCCAGGACGTCGTGCTGTCGCACATCGGCAGCCAGCACTGGTGGATGAAGGACTTGCCGGCGCCGGACTGGATCAACTACAACGACAAGTTCGTGCCGACCCAGCACTACCACACGGCGGTGCAGGACCCATATGGCTCCAAGGAAGACGCCGACAACTTCACGCGCGGCTGGTTCGTCAAGAGCATGCCCGACATGAACCAGTCCAATCCGCAGGTAGCGAACTACCTCATCCAGAACAACATCTGGTGGATCGAGTATGCGGGCCTGTCCGGGCTGCGGATCGACACCTTCGGCTATTCCGACAAGGCCTTCCTGGGCGAATACACGAAGCGCCTGATGGCCGAATACCCGAACCTGAACCTGGTCGGCGAAGAATGGAGCACCAAGGTGCCGGTGGTGGCCTACTGGCAGCGCGGCAAGCAGAACTTCGACGGCTTCCAGGCCTACACGCCAAGCCTGATGGACTTCCCGGTGGCCGAGGCGATGCGCCGCGCGCTGGCCGATAAAAAAGGCGGCAACGTCTTCACCGACGTCTACGAGACGCTGTCGCTCGACTACCTGTATCCCGAGCCGGGCAACCTGGTTCTGTTCGCCGACAACCACGACATGTCGCGCATCTACAGCGAAGTGGGCGAAGACTTCGACAAGTACCGCATGGCCATGATCTTCATGATGACGGCGCCGCGCATCCCGCAGTTCTACACGGGCGACGAGATCCTGATGACCAGCGCCGTCGGCGAGCGCAACGACGCCACCTACCGCACCCCGTTCCCGGGCGGCTGGGCCGGCGACAAGGTCGATGCGTTTGCGGGCGGCGGACTCACGACCAGGCAGCGCAATGCACAGGACTTCGTGCGCAAGCTGGCCAACTGGCGCAAGGGCCAGTCGGTCATCCACAACGGCAAGATGATGCATTACGGCCCGCAGGACAACACCTGGGTCTACTTCCGCTACAACGACGACAAGAAGGTGCTGGTCGCGTTTAACAACAACGGCAAGGAAAAGGCGCTCGACGTCGACCGCTTCCGCGAGATGCTTTCCGGCGTGGCCGGCGGCACCGACGCGCTGACCGGCAAGACCTATGACTTGCGCGAGAAGTTGACGCTTCCCGCACGCGCCGCCATCGTCCTCGAGCTGGACGCGCCACGATGA